The Desulfurococcaceae archaeon DNA window AAAAGCCCTATTTAAAATCAGATCCGGCGTAATTAGCGCCGCTAGGGAATACTTCGAAAAGAACGGCTTCGTGGAAGTGCACACACCTAAAATAGTAGCGGCAGGGGCCGAAGGGGGTGCCACGCTGTTCAAGGTACAGTACTTCGAAAAAGAGGCGTTTCTGAGTCAAAGTCCACAGCTATATAAGCAAATGCTAATTGCAAGCTTCGAGAAGATATATGAAATAACACCCTACTTTAGAGCTGAGAAATTCAACACTACGAGACACCTTAACGAGTCCTGGGGCATCGACGCAGAGCAGGGGTTTATTAGTGGGGTGGAAGATGTGATGCAAACACTTGAAAACCTCATAGTCTACATCCTAGACTACATAGCGCGTCATTACGGAGAGGAGCTCGAAGTACTCGGTGCTGAATTACCAAGAGTCACTACGCCGTTTAGGAGGTTAAAGTTCACGGAAGCCGTTGACATTCTAAGAGGCGAGGGCGTAGAAGTAAGCGAGACTGAAGACTTAAGCGATGCCGCCGAGAAAAAGCTCGGCGAGGTAATGATGGAGAAGAAGCACTACCTGTACTTCATTGTGGGCTTTCCGTGGAAATCAACTGCATTTTACTACATGAGAGAAGAAGATGGAATTTACGCTAGAAAATTCGACCTGGATTTCAAGGGGTTAGAACTGGCTAGTGGAGGTCAGCGGGAACATAGGTACGAAAGACTTATCGAGGCGATGAGAGATAAGGGCCTAAACCCCGTGGACTTCGAGTTCTACTTAGAGTCCTTTAAGTATGCCGTACCCCCGCATGGAGGTTTTGGACTGGGGTTGGAAAGGCTACTGATGAAGATGCTCAACCTAGAGAACATAAGGGAGGCGATAATGTTTGTTCGTGACAGGACGAGGCTGGTACCTTAAGAGGTTAATTATTAAAGTGAGGAAACGAAGGAACTATACTGTTTCTTATACTCTAAAGTCCTTGATGCCAAGCCAGCTTATTAACGCCTCGAAGGCCTTAAACTTAGATATCACCTTCGAAGCCGGGGGTCCTGGTTTCTTCATGTAGAACGCGTTTACTTCGTATACCGTACCATAGGCCTCTCTGTCAATGGCTACTCTTCCTAATCTCACAAGGTCTACTAACAGCCCTGCAAGCGCGGGGCTGTCATTTATTCTCCACACGATGTAGAGTTCATCTTTAAACTCACCGAAACTATAATATTCGATTACCATGGATACGAACTTCTTGTCTCCCAGGGGCTCTAGGTAGCCTGTTGGCCTGATGTAGTTTGGCGCCTCGTAACCCAGTATGTCGGCTACAAGAGCACTTTTGGTTTTCTTCTTCATTATGTTTCTCTCCGGGTAATTCAACGCCAGGAAGTCCGTGTTCCCGCCAATGTTAAACTGCGCGATATCAATAACTTTCCTATTTCTCTCGTACATGTGTTCGAGTAGATCCGCCGTTAGCGGGGTAGCTCCCGTTGCCCCGTCGTCTCCAAATATAACGGCTTTACTGGACTTATAGAAGCTGATAAAGGCCATATCATTAGCTATAGGTGAAGGGATAGCGTTTATGAATGCTGCACTCTTGAACTTGGAGGAGTAAAGCGCAGTCATATAAGCATACGTCTGTGAAGCAGTAAGCCCGGCTGTCTTAAATCTTTCGTGTAGCTCATTAACGTCTTCAACGGGTTCAACGGGCTCAGTAGTCATTACGTTTACTATTACATCCACGCCGAGGCTCTTCCACTCATCAATAATCTCCCACGCCGCTACTCCAAGACCTACTAGCTCTTCGCGTCCACGAGCTTTAAATGGTAAGCCCTTGAGGCTGTTGAGGTGTATACCCCTCCTTACAACGAGGTCTTTTAAGGTACCTGGTATGGGTCCGGGACCTTCATAGTATTGCCTGGCGAGCTCGTATACAGTTTTACCTACTTTTGACTCGTCTACGTCGTACGCGACAACGATTTCTACATCATCGTACTTGTATGGAAGCCAGTGCCTTAACGGAATGCCGTAATCGGATATTTCATTGCGTTTTAGCTTCTCCAACCCGACCTCGAAGTGTAGTGCGACGAGGCCCTGACCGACTATTCCAACCCGGATCACGCCTTCCACCCTAAAGCTTAAGTTTAGCAACCAGTTCTTCGAGGAATAACAACGCGGTACGGAATGCTTCTACACCTCTTTCTGTCGGCTGGTACTTTAGGCCTTCACCATCTCTAATCCGTGCTAACAACCCGTCTAACCCCATCCTGTAGATCACGGTGTAAACCGTTACGGCAGGTGGGTCTATTTCAAACCTGTCACGTAGCCTTACTTTGATATCATACGCTCTTAGAGGCCTTTTTTCGTCTAATAGAGCCTTTATTACGTATAACCACAGGTTCTCTATGGTGAGCTTTCTCTGCAACCTAAGTAAAGCTCTTGGAGGCCTTTCCAAAGCTCTCACTACCTTTCTAAAATATTTGTGATCGTGAATATAAACCTTTCCTACTAGGAAGCATGCTCTGAATTTAATAAATGCTCGTTAGTACAATTAGGTAATAATAGAGAGGGAGGAGGCGATATTGCTTGCGGGCTGTTCTGATAGGAGCGCCAGGAGCTGGTAAAGGCGTGTACGCACAGTACTTTAAGGAGAAGTACTGTATTCCGCACATTAGTACAGGTGACATCTTTAGAGAGGAAATAGCGCAAGGTACTGAACTAGGCGCAAAAGTTAGATACTACGTTGAGCGAGGGCTACTTGTCCCGGATGAAATAGTAATAGAAGTCGTAAGGAAACGGCTTAATCAACCTGACGCCATGAGCGGGTTTATGCTGGATGGGTACCCGAGGACACTAAACCAAGCGAGGGCGCTCGACGGGTTTGCCACCATAGACGCAGCAATACACCTCGTGGTATCAGAAGACGTGGCCGTAAAGAGGCTTAGTGGTAGGGTGGTCTGCCCTATATGCGGTAGGATATACAACCTGTACTATGAACCAAAACCCAAGTTCAACGAGGTCTGCGATCACGACGGCGCTAAGCTCGTCAGAAGGAAAGACGACGAACCAGCGGTCGTAAGACAGCGCTATAGAGTGTTTTACGAGACTTTCAAGCCGATCATTGAGTACTACATGAGTGTTGGGAAGCTGATAGAAGTCAATGCTGATAAGCCGCTGGGAGAGGTGCTACCCGTCCTGGAGAGAGTACTTATTGAAACCAGGGTACTAAAATTAAAGCCTTGCAGAGAGACGAGTAGTTCCTTGTAGGGGCTTGTACTAGTGGCCCCGGGTTTCCGAGATCCACGGTTGTCTGTGAGGAGGGGTGTGGAGGAACCGCGGTGAACCGCCTAGACTAAATTACAAAGCCTGGAGCGGAGAACAATTAACTAGGGCCCAAGCATTTA harbors:
- the aspS gene encoding aspartate--tRNA(Asn) ligase: MSRFCGWIIRKAKVGKVTILEICGNNTKPIVLVLKEDRDGELYTLADKLDAGSAVCFEGEIAPEQKSKRGVEYVARKIEVYGKPVEPLPVDVSGKVPTLLDTRIKYRWLLARNPAEKALFKIRSGVISAAREYFEKNGFVEVHTPKIVAAGAEGGATLFKVQYFEKEAFLSQSPQLYKQMLIASFEKIYEITPYFRAEKFNTTRHLNESWGIDAEQGFISGVEDVMQTLENLIVYILDYIARHYGEELEVLGAELPRVTTPFRRLKFTEAVDILRGEGVEVSETEDLSDAAEKKLGEVMMEKKHYLYFIVGFPWKSTAFYYMREEDGIYARKFDLDFKGLELASGGQREHRYERLIEAMRDKGLNPVDFEFYLESFKYAVPPHGGFGLGLERLLMKMLNLENIREAIMFVRDRTRLVP
- a CDS encoding myo-inositol-1-phosphate synthase, with the protein product MIRVGIVGQGLVALHFEVGLEKLKRNEISDYGIPLRHWLPYKYDDVEIVVAYDVDESKVGKTVYELARQYYEGPGPIPGTLKDLVVRRGIHLNSLKGLPFKARGREELVGLGVAAWEIIDEWKSLGVDVIVNVMTTEPVEPVEDVNELHERFKTAGLTASQTYAYMTALYSSKFKSAAFINAIPSPIANDMAFISFYKSSKAVIFGDDGATGATPLTADLLEHMYERNRKVIDIAQFNIGGNTDFLALNYPERNIMKKKTKSALVADILGYEAPNYIRPTGYLEPLGDKKFVSMVIEYYSFGEFKDELYIVWRINDSPALAGLLVDLVRLGRVAIDREAYGTVYEVNAFYMKKPGPPASKVISKFKAFEALISWLGIKDFRV
- a CDS encoding PadR family transcriptional regulator, which gives rise to MRALERPPRALLRLQRKLTIENLWLYVIKALLDEKRPLRAYDIKVRLRDRFEIDPPAVTVYTVIYRMGLDGLLARIRDGEGLKYQPTERGVEAFRTALLFLEELVAKLKL
- a CDS encoding nucleoside monophosphate kinase, with product MRAVLIGAPGAGKGVYAQYFKEKYCIPHISTGDIFREEIAQGTELGAKVRYYVERGLLVPDEIVIEVVRKRLNQPDAMSGFMLDGYPRTLNQARALDGFATIDAAIHLVVSEDVAVKRLSGRVVCPICGRIYNLYYEPKPKFNEVCDHDGAKLVRRKDDEPAVVRQRYRVFYETFKPIIEYYMSVGKLIEVNADKPLGEVLPVLERVLIETRVLKLKPCRETSSSL